From Sphingobacteriaceae bacterium:
CGCGGCCTGACGGAGACGGCTACTCGCGGCGCCTGCCTTTCGCCGTCCCACCTCCCGGGCGAGTTCCGCCGCTGTCGACACCGGCTTCCACCCGCCGGAACCAATCGGTCCCGGCCCCGGCTCGCTGCCGCCGACGGTGCGGCGTACTGTTCCCGTTCATAGGCTGTTCTTTATGGGCAAAAGGTTTGGCCAAAACCAGCATCCTCAATTATAAGGAACCGGTTCACCAGCGTCAACCTCAAGGACTTCCGCGTCGCCCCACAGCCGTTCCAGGCCGTAGTAGTCCCGCTCTTCCTCGTGGAAGACGTGGACGATGACATCGCCGTAGTCCAGCAGCACCCAGCGCCCTTCATTGTAGCCTTCCACCCTCAGGGGCCGCAAATCCGCTTCCTGCCGCATATAGTCCATGATGTGGTCGGCTATGGCCCGCACCTGCACGGGCGTGTTGCCGCTGCAGACGACAAAGTAATCGCTGACGGCGCTCAGGGCCCTCAAGTCCAGGATGACCACCTTGCGGGCCTTGCGCTGGGCGGCGGCGGTCCCGGCCATCAGGGCCTGCTCTCGGGAATTCACCTTGACGGGTCAGTCCCCCCTTTCGCCGGCCGGCATGACCAAGGCCGGCAGCTGGGCCCGGGTGGCGAAATCCCGGCCCAGGATGATCATGACGTCCACTTCTTCTTCCACTTCTTCTTCGTCCAAGTCCTGGCGGAAAAATTCCGCCGAGGGCACCAGCCGGGCCACGTGGCGGGCCAGCACCTGCAGGCCCACGTCGTCCCCGCCCTTGCGGCCGATGACCTGGGTCCGCTCAGCGGGCTCGCCCTGGGGCTCCAGCAGGACCACCTGGTAGCCCATGCGAGTCAAGGCTTCCTCCAGCCGGTCGGCCCCGCTGTTGTAGATGGCCACTTTGAGCCCGGCGTTGGCTTGGGGATCCACGCCCCAAACCACCTGGTCCATCACGTCGTCCAGTTCCTGCTCGTCCATCTGCCAGTAGCTGACACCGTTAATGTAGGCCGGCTTGCCGGGCACCATGCCCGTGACCAGGCTGTCGCCGGTCAAATCGTCCTTCCGGGCGGCGGCCAGCCGCAGCAGGTCCAGGATCTCGCCGGTGGACAGGTCGGTGGTTACGCTGGCCGTCAGTTCCTCCACCAGGTCGGGCAGGCGGGTCAGCATGTTGAGCCGCAGCACCCGGTCCACCAGGGCCTTCACGAACTGCTGCTGCCGCCGGATGCGGGGAATGTCCCCTTCTTCGTCGGTGCGGTAGCGCACGTAGTGGAGGGCCTGCTCGCCCTGCAAAGTGTGACGGCCCACCGGGATGTTGATGTACAGGTCCTGATACGGGTCCTCTTTCACCATGGGCTGCGCCACGTGGATCTCCACGCCGCCCAGCAAGTCGATGAGACGCTCGAACCCTTTGAAGTCCAGGCGGATGAACCGCTTCACCGGCACCGCAAAAACTTCCGAAACGGTGGCCATGGCCAGCATGGGCCCGCCGTAGGCGTGGACGTGGCCCATCTTGGTGGGATTCTCACGTACCGGGTTCCGCCCCCGCAGGGCCGTCAACTCGGTGATGGCCGCCTGGGGGATTTGAACGTGGGTGTCCCGGGGGATCCACAGGAGCCCCACATGCCCCGTCAGCTTGTCGATGGTCAGCAGCATGATCACGTCGGAGCGGCGCGCCCCTTCGGCCACCCGGCCGCCCCCTTCCACCAGGCCTTCATCCACGCCCAGCACCAGTATGTGGAGGGGTTCGTCGGGCGACAAAGGCTCCCGGTTCACCGGCAATTGCTCGTCGGCATGGTGGGCGGCCTGCCGGCCCGCTTGAATCCCGGTGATGAGCCGGTAGGCCAGGGAGCCGCCGTAAATGCCCGTGGCCAGCAGCAGCAAGCCTGCCAAACCTACCAGCCAGACATATCGCCGCTTGATGCGGCGGCGCCGCCGGCCTCCGGCGGCCGCTTCCCCACCCATAGGTCATCCCTCGAACCTTTATTTATCGTCCAGATACAGGCGGTTTTCTTTGATGTAATGCCTAACGGCCTCGGGCACCAGGTAGCGGATGGAGCGGCCCCGGCGCACCCGGTCCCGCAGTTCCGTGGAGGAGATATCCAGGGAAGGGATGCTCACGGACAGCACCCGCTCCCGCTGCCAGGGCGCCAAGGCGCCCAGGGACTCCTCCAGCAGGGTGCCGTTGTATCCCGGGCGGCTGACCACCACGAACTCCGCCAGCCGGAACAGGCGCTCCGATTCGTACCACCCCGCCACGCCGGCGAAGGCGTCCAGGCCCACTACTACAAACAGGCGGTCGTCGGGATACAGGGCCGTCAACTGGTCCAAAGTATGAACGGTGTAGCTGGGCCCGGGCCGGTCCAACTCCACCGTGGACACCTGAAACAACGGGTTGTCCTCCGTGGCCAGCCGGGTCAAGGCGTGGCGATCGGCGGCGGGGGCCACGGTGGCCATGTCTTTGTGGGGCGGAATGCCGCAAGGAATGAAGAGCACCTGGTCCAGAGACAACTCCTCGGCGGCGCTCTGGGCGGCGATCAAATGGCCGTAGTGGATGGGATCGAAGGTGCCCCCCAGCAGCCCCAGGCGCCGGCCCCGGGCAGCATTGCCCGAACCGCGGCGCGCAGTCGGGTCGTTCACTGCCCCATCGCCTCCGGATCCGCAAAAGTAAATTCTTCCTGTCCTATGTAGATAGTATCACCATCTTCAGCCCCGGCCCGCCGGAGAGCCTCATCCAGCCCGATGCGCCGCAGGCGCCGCCACAAGTACCGGAGCGCTTCTTCATTCTCCAGATCGGTCATTGCCACCCATCGTTCAACGGTGGCGCCCTTCACCCGCCAGCCGTCGTCCTCCCGTTCTATTTCGAAGGCGGCGCCCCGGTTCCTGGGGCGATAAACCCGGCGCAGGGCCTCGGCCGCGGGCGTGGCCGCCGGCGGCGTCTGGGCCAGGATCCGCCGGATCTCCCCCAGCAGCTTGTCCACGCCCATGCCCGTGGCCGCCGAGATGGCCACCACGGGGCCGTAGGCGTCCCCCAAGGCTTCCTCCAAAGCAGGCCGGGCTTCCTGCGCCTCGGGCAAGTCCATTTTATTCAAGGCCACCACCGAGGGCAGGTCCAGGAGCCGCGGGTGGTACAAGCCCAGTTCCCGTCGCAGCAGGGTCAAATCCTCCAGGGGGTCCCGCCCCTCCGTGCCGGCGGCGTCCACGATGTACACCAGCACCCTGGTCCGCTCGATATGTCGCAGGAACTGGTGCCCCAGGCCCACCCCCTCATGGGCGCCCTCGATCAAGCCGGGGATGTCGGCCATGACGAAGCCCTCGCCGTCGGGAAAGCGCACCACACCCAGCTGGGGCTGCAAGGTGGTGAAGGGATAAGGGGCGGTCTTGGGCCGGGCTGCCGAAACTTGGGCCAAAAGGGTGCTCTTGCCGGCGTTGGGCATGCCCACCAAGCCCACGTCGGCCAGGAGCTTCAGCTCCAGTTTCAAGACCAGTTCCCGGCCGGGCTCGCCTTTTTCCGCCATGCGGGGCGCCCGGTTGGTGGGGGTGGCGAAGCGGGCGTTGCCCCGGCCGCCCCGGCCGCCCCGGCAGGCCGTAAACTCCTGCCCGGGCTCCGTCAGGTCGGCCAGCACCTCGCCGCCGGCGTCCCGCACCACGGTGCCGGGGGGCACCCGCAGCACCAAATCCTTGCCCTTGGCTCCCTTGCGGTTGTTGGGGCCGCCCCGGCCGCCGGGCTGGGCCCTGTAAAGGTGGCGATGTCGAAAAGAGGTGAGGGTGGAAAGGGAAGGATCAACTTTGAAGAGCACGTCGCCGCCCCGGCCCCCGTCGCCGCCGTCGGGGCCGCCCCGCGGCTCATAAGGTCCCCGGTGGAAACTGACGATGCCGTCGCCTCCGTCGCCGCTTCGGACCCTGATTTCCACCTCGTCGATGAAGGCCCGCAGGGGCTCTCACCCTTTGCCCGCCAGCAGCGTTACGTTGACTTCGCCGGCGTCGTGATGCATCCGCAGGGTTCCCTCCGCCAGCCACCGGGCCAGAATGGGGTGCCCGGAGAGGCGTTCAAACAAGGTCACCGACTGATCGCCCAACCGCGTATATGTAATGGATACCGCCTTGGGCACCACATAAATCTTGACGGCAGCCTCGCCGGCGGCATTGTAGACGGGCAGCAGCTCGCCGATGCAGTAGCGGAAGGCCACCATGGGCAAGTCCATGGGCTCGGTGCCGGCGCTCACCTCCAGGTCCACATGGATGCCCCAGAGGCGCGCCATGCTCACCCATGTCCATAGCCAGGGAGCCAAGGAGCCGGGCATGTTGCGCAGCTGCTCCCGCTCCTGCTGGGCTTTGGCCGCGATGGCTTCCACATGGGCCAGGGCCCGCTCCGGCTCCTGCATCTGCAGCCAGCCCATGATTACCTGCACGTCGTTGAGAAAACTGTGTTGCTGAGCCCGGGCCAATTGATAAGCCAATTCTTCCGGCACCGGATCGTATATCTGTTCGTAAACCCCGGCCACCAGCGCCACCCCGCTTAGGGTACTACCCTAGGGTATAGCCTAGCCGTCGTTTGCCTGCCGGAACGTTGCCCCTCTCCGGCGCCCCGGCAAAGAGAACCCCCGGCATGCAGCCGGGGGTTGCAGGGAAAATTCAGCCAAGTCAGACAAGCTGGGCGTCCTCCACCGGAAGAACACTCACCTTGCGCCCGTTGCGCCCGGCCCGCTGGAAGCGCACCACGCCCGTTACCGTGGCGAACAAAGTATGATCCCGGCCCACGCCTACGTTGACGCCGGGCTTGATGCGGGTGCCCCGCTGGCGCACGATGATGCTGCCGGCGGACACCAGCTGCCCGTCGTAACGCTTGACGCCTAGGCGCTTGGATTCGCTGTCCCGGCCGTTCTTGGCGCTGCCGCCGGCCTTCTTCTGGGCAAATAGCTGGAGGTCAATGGAACCCATCCACGTCACCTCCCCGGGACCCCTCAACGACTGCCAGGGCATCCCCGTAATTCTGCTCCAAATCCTTCAGGCTCCGTAACAAAGTTTCCAGCAAGACCGCGGCCCCCGACCTGCTGCGGGGGTCCAAATCCTCAGGCAGTTCACAGCGCAGGAATCCGTGCTTTTTCTCCAGGGCGACGGGAATGCCCACCACATCCGTCAGGCCCAGCACCGCGGCCTGGCTTAAAGCCGAGACGGCGGCGCAAAGGATGTCCTGTCCGTAAGGCCCCTGGCCGCCGTGGCCGGAAATGGTGAACGAGGCGATGTGACCGTTGCGGCGCCGGAACTGGGCCCGGATCACGACGGTCAGACCTCGATTTTTTCGATCCGTACCCGCGTGTAGCCTTGGCGATGGCCCCGCTGCCGGCTCCAGCGCTTCTTGGGTCGATAGT
This genomic window contains:
- the nadD gene encoding nicotinate-nucleotide adenylyltransferase, which produces MNDPTARRGSGNAARGRRLGLLGGTFDPIHYGHLIAAQSAAEELSLDQVLFIPCGIPPHKDMATVAPAADRHALTRLATEDNPLFQVSTVELDRPGPSYTVHTLDQLTALYPDDRLFVVVGLDAFAGVAGWYESERLFRLAEFVVVSRPGYNGTLLEESLGALAPWQRERVLSVSIPSLDISSTELRDRVRRGRSIRYLVPEAVRHYIKENRLYLDDK
- the rsfS gene encoding ribosome silencing factor; the protein is MNSREQALMAGTAAAQRKARKVVILDLRALSAVSDYFVVCSGNTPVQVRAIADHIMDYMRQEADLRPLRVEGYNEGRWVLLDYGDVIVHVFHEEERDYYGLERLWGDAEVLEVDAGEPVPYN
- the obgE gene encoding GTPase ObgE — translated: MRAFIDEVEIRVRSGDGGDGIVSFHRGPYEPRGGPDGGDGGRGGDVLFKVDPSLSTLTSFRHRHLYRAQPGGRGGPNNRKGAKGKDLVLRVPPGTVVRDAGGEVLADLTEPGQEFTACRGGRGGRGNARFATPTNRAPRMAEKGEPGRELVLKLELKLLADVGLVGMPNAGKSTLLAQVSAARPKTAPYPFTTLQPQLGVVRFPDGEGFVMADIPGLIEGAHEGVGLGHQFLRHIERTRVLVYIVDAAGTEGRDPLEDLTLLRRELGLYHPRLLDLPSVVALNKMDLPEAQEARPALEEALGDAYGPVVAISAATGMGVDKLLGEIRRILAQTPPAATPAAEALRRVYRPRNRGAAFEIEREDDGWRVKGATVERWVAMTDLENEEALRYLWRRLRRIGLDEALRRAGAEDGDTIYIGQEEFTFADPEAMGQ
- a CDS encoding Spo0B domain-containing protein; translation: MAGVYEQIYDPVPEELAYQLARAQQHSFLNDVQVIMGWLQMQEPERALAHVEAIAAKAQQEREQLRNMPGSLAPWLWTWVSMARLWGIHVDLEVSAGTEPMDLPMVAFRYCIGELLPVYNAAGEAAVKIYVVPKAVSITYTRLGDQSVTLFERLSGHPILARWLAEGTLRMHHDAGEVNVTLLAGKG
- a CDS encoding ribosomal-processing cysteine protease Prp, producing the protein MIRAQFRRRNGHIASFTISGHGGQGPYGQDILCAAVSALSQAAVLGLTDVVGIPVALEKKHGFLRCELPEDLDPRSRSGAAVLLETLLRSLKDLEQNYGDALAVVEGSRGGDVDGFH
- the rpmA gene encoding 50S ribosomal protein L27; protein product: MGSIDLQLFAQKKAGGSAKNGRDSESKRLGVKRYDGQLVSAGSIIVRQRGTRIKPGVNVGVGRDHTLFATVTGVVRFQRAGRNGRKVSVLPVEDAQLV
- a CDS encoding LCP family protein; translation: MGGEAAAGGRRRRRIKRRYVWLVGLAGLLLLATGIYGGSLAYRLITGIQAGRQAAHHADEQLPVNREPLSPDEPLHILVLGVDEGLVEGGGRVAEGARRSDVIMLLTIDKLTGHVGLLWIPRDTHVQIPQAAITELTALRGRNPVRENPTKMGHVHAYGGPMLAMATVSEVFAVPVKRFIRLDFKGFERLIDLLGGVEIHVAQPMVKEDPYQDLYINIPVGRHTLQGEQALHYVRYRTDEEGDIPRIRRQQQFVKALVDRVLRLNMLTRLPDLVEELTASVTTDLSTGEILDLLRLAAARKDDLTGDSLVTGMVPGKPAYINGVSYWQMDEQELDDVMDQVVWGVDPQANAGLKVAIYNSGADRLEEALTRMGYQVVLLEPQGEPAERTQVIGRKGGDDVGLQVLARHVARLVPSAEFFRQDLDEEEVEEEVDVMIILGRDFATRAQLPALVMPAGERGD